A DNA window from Hordeum vulgare subsp. vulgare chromosome 1H, MorexV3_pseudomolecules_assembly, whole genome shotgun sequence contains the following coding sequences:
- the LOC123398929 gene encoding non-specific lipid-transfer protein 2P-like — MGKARLATCVVAAALVVAALVAAVMATSGRAKSGTGGASTAHCNAGQLMVCAAAIIGGAAPSASCCSSLRVQQGCFCQYARNPAYGRYIGSPTAHRAIVACRVAVPSC; from the coding sequence ATGGGGAAGGCGCGCCTGGCGACGTGCGTGGTGGCGGCAGCGCTGGTCGTCGCGGCGCTGGTCGCCGCGGTGATGGCGACGTCAGGCAGAGCGAAGTCCGGGACGGGCGGGGCGTCGACGGCGCATTGCAACGCGGGGCAGCTGATGGTGTGCGCGGCAGCGATCATCGGCGGGGCGGCGCCGTCGGCGTCGTGCTGCTCGAGCCTGCGGGTGCAGCAGGGATGCTTCTGCCAATACGCGCGCAACCCAGCGTACGGTAGGTATATTGGCAGCCCCACCGCCCACAGGGCCATCGTCGCCTGCCGCGTCGCCGTTCCGAGCTGCTAG